In Carassius auratus strain Wakin chromosome 41, ASM336829v1, whole genome shotgun sequence, the DNA window tatatatatatatatatatatatatatatatatatattatttttttttttttttttttttttatgacacagTCAGACACTAATACTAGTGTAGTCGAAATATGGATTACTGCACTAGCTTTCAATCTTTTTGCTTCCATTGCCATTAAGATAATATGTACTTTTGTTGTACATCAGTTTCATGTTAttcaatgttatttttagtgttttattatttcagtcaaGATTATGTaaattgaaatcattttaaaacttaTTGGGGCCTCCATGGAAGTTTTCCGAGCCCCTCTGGTTGAGAAGCACTTTATTACAGTGTATGCTCAAAGACACAGAGATTCACGCGTGATATAACTGCTCTGTTTGCTTTCACAGTGGCAAGAATTGGCAGGCTGTCCACCAAAGGTTCAGTGCTGCTACTGTGTGACATACAGGAGAAGTTCAGACCCAATATTTTCCAGTTCACAAACATTGTGAGCAATGCAGCAAGATTGCTACAGGTAAGATCAGCACCTTCAGTTTATCAGAACTGCTGCAGTTGACATACAACATACTATAGTCACCTATATTTTAAATGTGCCATCTTCACTGCATCTTGTCAGCTGATCTTCTGTGCATTGTCTCTATCCATTCTATCtaattttgaatttgatttttgGAATGGTATGAAACTTGGATTAATTTAGTTGCATTTGtgatttgaaaatacaaaaaaaaagaaatcatgatTAGTAAAAGATAATAGAATTtataaatcaagtcaagtctgctttattgtcaatctccacatgtacagtacatacatacagagaatcgaaattgcgttactctcagaccccggtgcatactgataacattaacattacagcctaaaaatctagatcaaatataaaatgtagatacaactatacaataagggaatgtaaaaaaagtcatataataaaattaaaaataaataaagcagcgcaaggcaaatgacaaACAGAGTGCAAAGATAgagttgtttttttaatagttgtcaCACgtggtacggcagcaaagttccttgattattatgccggaatgagaatatagttcctagccataccggcctagaaaattgcaacttttaactacagaagagtcaagctttaaataggaaaaatattgaagCTCTcagtcatttttgagcgagatgctagcGGTCTAATatgattcaatgatctatgctaagatAAGCTAAAAGTGCTATTGCCAGACCCAGATATCGCCTGAAtggattaaaaatgataaaactaaacattttaacttaagtggagttggaaaatgagccaaaaatgttttcaaaaatagtTGAGTGTACTTTTAAGTGAGGAATATCAGAATAATACCCAAGtcttataaatatctttattaaGTCTCATTAATattgcaatattaatattaacataagcTGAATTCTGATTCTGTTCCAGGCATGTCGAATCTTAAACATCCCTCAGATTTTAACTGAGCAGTACCCTAAAGGTTTGGGCCCCACTGTCCCTGAGCTGGGGGCCGAGGGCTTGAAGCCTCATACAAAGACCAGTTTCTCCATGATGACAGAGAGTGTGGAGAGCACACTCAAGAGCCTGGGAGACCCTCAGCAAGTCATACTATGTGGCATCGAGGCTCAAGCGTGCATTGCGGTAACATCACAAAGCTGTTTAAACTTGTGCCACTGCACTTTTTACTATCAGCCACACATTTACTATCTCCTGATCATGACCtgtgttgtattgtattgtactgtataACTTTATTGTCATACAATTTTAAAGCGTTAGGCTTCTTTTTCTGCTGTAGTGTACAACCTATGATCTTCTAGAACGAGGCATGGAGGTTCATATTGTAGCAGATGCTGTCTCCTCTCGAAGGTAtagaaataattttgtttaaaatatacaaaatggaaaactattgtgatattttatattGATGTATCTTGACGCTATGTGAAATTATGTTTAAATCATTGCAAACATAAGACTTCTACATTCCTTATCTTGACTCACAGCCACATCTTTTCAAACacaaagtcaagtcaagtgaTGGATGGCATCTTTAAGCTTTTTCTAAAGGTCTATAGAAACAGGAGGAATTTTACAGTGTTTGCTTACAGATATATGTTCATTTGTTGAGGCGGTTGTGTAGAATCTGCTGTGTCCTATGAGCCAATTCTGAAGTGATTCTCAGGGTTTTCTAAACGTGTCATTTTCAGTCAGACAGATCGTCTTTTTGCCCTGTCACGCCTGAAGCAGAGTGGGGCGTTTCTCAGCACTACAGAGGGAGTTTTATTACAACTAGTGCAGGATGCCAAGCACCCCAACTTTAAAGAGGTACCTGTCGACCTCTCTGTCagacatattttaattattttaaacataaaggCATTCTGTCATCATCTCAGACTCTAAATCCATCACATTTTTTCTTGTGTATTATGtctgcctttatatatatatatatatatacatatataatgtatgtgtgtatatatgtatgtatacatttaagaaatgtaaaatttaaatatgtacagTTGAAGTttcttgaattattatttaatttaggttattttctttttaagaaatttgaaatcttAATGAATACTGATGTGGTTGGGATTTTATAGTGATTTAAGTTTGTATTTGGCTATTGTTCTGTTCATGTTGTGACCTGTCCTCCTTAATTTTTTGCACATAGATCCAGAAGCTCTTGGCTCACCCCTCCCCTGATACAGGCCTGCTGGCCCTCTTCAGCTCTCTGTAGGGCCAGTCACACACCTAACCCAGCAGACATCATTACATAAATTACTCAAAATCAGCTCAAACCGCTCATTGAACCTGTTGGACTCGTGTGAGCTCTGAGCATTTGTGTATCCaatgaaaattatttacaataataaataccTGAAAGTATGAAAATGTTTCAAATGGCTCTACAATTCTGTGTCTGAAGAAGAGTTTTTGGTAATGGTAAAATAATGTTCTGCATGTTGACATAAGATAatgcattaacaaaaaaaaagcaatacatttataacagcatttatacatctttgttaacattagttaataaaatacaactttttattgttagttcatgttaactaaggTCCATTACATAATATCTTACGTTAACATCATTACgttaacattttaacataaattaaaacagttaagttttaatttaggaatatatatatttttcataaataattaacaaTGTAGGCTATATTTTAACACAACTTCAATGTGTATGATATGTATAAATTTAAACCAATGTACACTACTTCATTGTTATGCCGCCTTCACGTGCTATCGGAAATTTCCTATTATTTCTCGTTTAAGAAGTCTTGATTACGATCTTGTCGTATTCTATTGACTTAATTTCGGATAGAATAAAATGTAGCATCCCATCGGTTGACAATAATATAAACATTCACCGCGCTATACATGCATTTAGCTTTCGATTCAGTCAAATACATGCTTATTTCACTTGCTATAAAACATACAATATGCTTCGTACGGTCATTCATATCTAGAAATACACTGCTGCTGGTAGTTGTTGTGAGAACAGCGATGAAAGCAGCAAAAGTTGTCTCTCCACCATGTTTAAAGTTTATGACCCGCCCAACTCGGAAACATTGGTATTACAATTATTTTCCAGAAGTAAATACGACTGCAGAGGCCGTTCACGACCAGTTTCCGAGTAGGACACTCGCACCCTCATGTAAAGAGATATAAATGCAAATCCACACGATTATATTTCTTACattcattaatataaaataataaaaaaaatatgtgtcaGCCTGATGATTGTGCATATGGTGTTGACCTTTACCCCCTCATTGCATTATTACAAGCGTGAAATCCACCAGGATGCAAAGATCGCCGTGTCACAGGACCAAGAAAATCTGAATGGAAATTATTACTGTGGGTTCCCACTCCTCTCCTATTTCAGCAGAGAAACAGGAACTTACTCAGCAGTAAAACACCACAAGTGCAGCCATGAGAGGAGGAGAGAACGAAAGAGAGGTGGAGACACACGCCGAGTGCTCAAATGTCAAATGAAGGGTGGAGTGTGTGACGCTCAACGCAGTCAGAAAGGGAGGAGGAAATAGAAAGAAAGGGAAGAACTTTTTCCgactatttttttcttcttcttccagaAATTTAATACAAAACGTGTTAACTTAGACGCTTCAGGTAGCGAATGAATTCAGCGATAAACATTAGACAACAATGAAGAAGGATAAATGAGCATTTACTGAGATCCCTCAGATGCCACTGAGCAACAGATGCCAGCATGAAAAATGAACACAGAGTGAAGCCTGTGGCCTTTTGACAGAACAGAGGTATGTTTTCACTCATTTCAACACATATTATTCTCTTATAATAGGCTATTTTCGAAAAAATAGGGCTAAAAGTATATCCAACATTTGATCCATACAGTGTGCAGTAATAGCTATCTGTTTGTTCGTCTAACCATTACTTAATGATTTTAAATAGGATTGAGATTTCTATTGCAACATACTCgtaaatcattttgttttgcaACTGCGGATGGCATTATTAAGGTTGGTTTCACCGCTTAGCTGGAGTGCATGGGATAACACACAGTTATTACATTatgtttagttttctttgcaccTCAGATATCCCCCTTCAGCATGACTTCTGAACTGGACTCTAGCTTGACCAGCATTGACTGGCTTCCTCAGCTTGGAATCAGCACTTTGCGATCAGGCAAAGAAAGAGTGGAGCGAAAGAAAGAACGAGGAAGAGAGAAGGACATCCCTCCCATACCTACACCGTCCCCTGGAACTAATTCCAAAGTGAAACCCCCTCACAGCTACGCCACTCTGATAGCCATGGCGATAAGTTCTGCTCCGGAAATGAAGCTGAGTTTGAATGATATTTACACCTGGATCAGCGACACATTTCCTTATTACAGCAGAGCAGGAAGAGGATGGAAGGTAAGGGCCAGACCACTGCATGACCACTTCCTCCTGCTAAATAGTGCATTGAGGCATAGTTGTGTTTGCAGCTGTGCACGAACAGGGCTTGTGGTTTGGATTAACTCTTTATTGACGTAATAAGTTTAGAAAGAAATGATGTATAAATGTAGCTCAGAGCGATTATTTTGAATATTAGGGTCAAACACAAAGTTAGACATATCATGACTGATATTATCTGATACTATAATAAAGGAAAATGCTTCATTAAAGGAATGAAACTCTTGAAAAGAATACATTATTgagttatttttagattttcagcatgcacatttcacaatttaacattttttaatttgtcaGCGTACAATTTTATGTGTGCTTTAATGTTTTGGGGGATTTTGGCCATATTGAAAAACCATAGACTTGATAGATGTTAGATTTCCGAGCCCTGAATCAATCTCTCTGAGCCCATGGAGCAAGTAAACATGACATTTCTACTGTCCAGCAGCACACTTTCTCTCTTGATAGATATAACACTAACTTGAATTCCTGGGGAGTTTGGTTTTGCATTATATCCTACCATTAAAATAAAGCTTCTGTTTTAGTGAGGAGTCGGAGTAAACAGACTTCTTTTCTTTATTGCGTACTTAATTGTATATGATTCATTGCACAGATTTATAACATGTTTGCTTGTCAATGTGAAATGACAGTTTGTAGGTGTGTAGTGATATTTTACAGGAAACGTGTCGCAATCTGTTCTGCTTCACGAGTAAAAAATGATATGTGATGCTCTTTAACTGGAAATGGTGCTGATTATCTGAGGAGTCtgaacatgttttaaaaacagtTCTTAGAAAATGATGCCCAGTACCGttatttttcaaagaagtctcttatgctcactaaggctgcatttatttgatcaaaaataaaatgtataaactgtaaaaaaaaaaaaaaaaagttatattgtaaaatattattttaatttaaagtagcttttataatttaatatattttaaaatgttagttattcttgtgatggcagagctgaattttcaccagtcactactccagttttcagtgtcctTTAGagattattctaatatgctttttgctgctcaagaaactttctGCATATTATCATTGTTGGAAACAATTGTGTACAGTAACATGTTTTTAGtgtgatttttgattcatttaatgcatctttgctgaataaaagtattaatttctttaaaaacgaaaaaatcttactgatcccaaacctttgtACAGTAATGCACAggatgtcatatatatatatatatatatatatatatatatatatatatatatatatatatatatatatatatatatatatatatatatatatatatatatatatatatatatatttatatagatagatagatagatagatagatagatacagtatgTATAGACAAATCTCTGTTTTGTTTCCTAGAACTCAATTCGACACAATTTGTCCCTCAATAAATGTTTCCGGAAGGTTCCTCGACCACAGAGCGATCCTGGGAAGGTGATGTAGCCTAATTATTTTGTTCATTAATATCTGAGgtttattcagtttaaataggAAAAACTAACATTGCCCTGCAATTAactattttaacagtttttatttaaactcTTAAATCCACTTTTCTGCTTACTAATACTGAAGCTCAAATAATCGCCTGTTTTAGGGGTCATACTGGACGATGGATGTACCTGACTCAACTCAACCCAGAGGAGTCAAACGTCCTTATCCTAAAGAGGAGGATGTAAGAGTACATCACATGAAACATTATCATCACATCTGTGAGATCAGTATTTAACTCATACAACATCCCTCTTTCAGGCTGCATCCTCCGAGGCCCAAGTGCCTGTCAGTCAAGCAGAGCTCCTCCCACCTCAGCCAGACACCAAAAGCACGTTCTCTCCCCCTCCTTGCAAGGTTCAAAAGTCATTTCTTCTGCTTTTCTATTTCTGTTAAGGATTAAGATCCTCTTATAGCAGAGCTTGAGGTCTAAGAATGAGGAAATGAGAGTGTGAGGTAAACAAAAGAGAGCTAGTGACTGAGAGCTAGACTTCATAATTACTTTCATTTATAgtgagtttaaatgcatgcatcATCAATCATGTTGTTTTAAAACTGCATGGTATCATTTCAGCCATGCAAACAAGCCTTTATAGCTGTTTTGTCAGTGACAGTTGTACCAGAGAGACCATTTCTGTCAAGCTTTCAAAAGAGCTAAAAGCATCACAAAAGTAGTCCATAGTAAGTAAGTCCTGCTTAACGTCAAGATGAAATGAACTCTGGCCTCTGCCCATTGGTGGTTGATTGGATTTGGTGACATTGGTGTTGCACTCATAAATgtcaatgttaatgtgtttgattCTCACATATAATGTAACC includes these proteins:
- the LOC113059943 gene encoding isochorismatase domain-containing protein 2, with protein sequence MARIGRLSTKGSVLLLCDIQEKFRPNIFQFTNIVSNAARLLQACRILNIPQILTEQYPKGLGPTVPELGAEGLKPHTKTSFSMMTESVESTLKSLGDPQQVILCGIEAQACIACTTYDLLERGMEVHIVADAVSSRSQTDRLFALSRLKQSGAFLSTTEGVLLQLVQDAKHPNFKEIQKLLAHPSPDTGLLALFSSL